From Synechococcus sp. A10-1-5-1, a single genomic window includes:
- a CDS encoding DNA repair exonuclease, with protein sequence MLSFLHSADWQIGKPYARVEDPDKRAKLRQVRIAAIDRIGQCALDQDAAFLLVAGDLFDSPTPSSSDISTVCQALGRLDCPVLVIPGNHDHGAPGSVWHQRFFQEECQRRAPNIQVLLERRPVVLEQAIVLPCPLLRRSDSQDPTAWVRSIDWESLPNDRPRLLLAHGSIHGFSSNDLDADEENTASALNQLRLDDGLLGQLDYVALGDWHGLKQVHAKCWYSGTPEPDRFPRHDAYRDGVVLAVRAERGGLPQVTPVATAALQWHAAAVRLSSDDELERFEVQLQGLLGDEPGQHLLLLEESGSLSLAGHRRYDALIERLEAQLLRLKRRGRCALTPDPAELKALSQRPSDPLIANVAHRLQSELDDTALVEERRELLQLALAELHRCARD encoded by the coding sequence ATGCTGTCCTTTCTGCACAGTGCCGACTGGCAGATCGGCAAGCCCTACGCCCGGGTCGAGGACCCTGACAAACGGGCCAAACTGCGGCAAGTGCGGATCGCGGCCATCGATCGAATCGGCCAGTGCGCGCTCGATCAGGACGCTGCTTTCCTACTGGTCGCAGGGGATCTGTTCGACTCACCGACACCAAGCAGCAGCGACATCAGCACCGTCTGCCAAGCCCTCGGCCGGCTGGACTGTCCTGTCTTGGTAATCCCTGGCAACCATGATCACGGTGCCCCAGGCAGCGTCTGGCACCAGCGTTTTTTCCAGGAGGAGTGCCAGCGGCGGGCCCCCAACATCCAGGTGCTCCTGGAGCGCAGACCGGTGGTGCTCGAGCAGGCGATTGTGCTGCCCTGCCCCCTCCTCCGGCGCAGTGACAGCCAGGACCCGACGGCCTGGGTGCGATCGATCGATTGGGAATCGCTGCCCAACGACCGTCCTCGCCTCCTGCTGGCCCACGGCTCCATCCATGGCTTCAGCTCCAATGACCTGGATGCCGATGAGGAGAACACCGCCAGCGCCCTGAACCAACTGCGCCTGGATGACGGTCTGCTCGGGCAGCTCGACTACGTCGCCCTTGGGGATTGGCACGGTCTTAAACAGGTCCATGCCAAGTGCTGGTACAGCGGAACCCCTGAACCCGATCGCTTTCCTCGTCATGACGCCTACCGCGATGGAGTCGTCCTGGCGGTCCGGGCAGAACGGGGCGGCCTGCCCCAGGTCACACCAGTGGCCACCGCAGCCTTGCAGTGGCATGCCGCAGCGGTGCGGCTCAGCAGCGATGACGAGCTGGAACGCTTTGAAGTTCAGCTGCAGGGGCTCCTGGGCGACGAGCCCGGACAGCATCTGCTGCTGCTGGAGGAGAGCGGCAGCTTGAGTCTCGCGGGCCATCGCCGCTACGACGCCCTGATCGAGCGCCTGGAGGCCCAACTCCTGCGCCTGAAGCGTCGGGGGCGCTGCGCGCTGACCCCAGATCCCGCCGAACTCAAGGCCCTGAGCCAACGGCCCAGCGACCCTTTAATTGCAAACGTCGCCCATCGCCTGCAGTCCGAACTGGACGACACCGCGCTCGTGGAGGAGCGGCGCGAGCTGCTGCAGCTGGCCCTCGCCGAACTGCACCGCTGCGCGAGGGACTGA
- a CDS encoding c-type cytochrome encodes MTLSALRRLLLALVLVLGLSVSEPAWADGAQLFELHCAGCHLNGGNIIRRGKNLKLATLERQGIASQEAIAAIAAQGQGQMSGYAEALGEDGVQQVAEWVWQQSQAGWPKA; translated from the coding sequence ATGACGCTCTCTGCCCTGCGCCGGTTGCTCTTGGCCCTGGTCTTGGTTCTCGGGTTGAGCGTTTCAGAGCCGGCCTGGGCTGACGGCGCTCAGCTGTTTGAACTGCACTGCGCGGGCTGCCATCTCAACGGCGGCAACATCATTCGCCGCGGTAAGAACCTGAAATTGGCGACCCTCGAGCGCCAGGGCATCGCCTCCCAGGAGGCGATTGCAGCGATCGCTGCCCAAGGCCAGGGGCAGATGAGCGGGTATGCGGAGGCTCTGGGAGAGGACGGTGTCCAGCAGGTGGCCGAGTGGGTCTGGCAGCAAAGCCAGGCCGGCTGGCCGAAGGCTTGA
- a CDS encoding YciI family protein — translation MRFVLWGTYCENALDKRTPYREEHLAGLQRQKDDGLLITLGPTETSSHVFGIYEAESKQQVEDLLHNDVYWRQGIWTALEVHPWIQAF, via the coding sequence GTGCGCTTTGTTCTCTGGGGGACCTACTGCGAGAACGCGCTGGACAAACGAACCCCCTACCGCGAGGAACATCTCGCCGGCCTGCAGCGCCAAAAGGATGACGGGCTGCTGATCACCCTCGGCCCCACCGAGACCAGTAGCCACGTCTTCGGGATTTACGAGGCGGAGTCCAAGCAGCAGGTCGAGGACTTGCTGCATAACGACGTCTACTGGCGCCAGGGAATCTGGACAGCCCTCGAGGTCCACCCCTGGATCCAGGCCTTCTAG
- the trpA gene encoding tryptophan synthase subunit alpha: protein MTTSTPIQQRFQELKSEQRCALMPFLMAGDPDLAQTRSTLLALETAGADMIELGIPYSDPLADGPVIQLAASRALGSGTTPGRVLEMLQSLKGELSIPVILFTYSNPLLNRGMENFCRDAAAAGAAGLVVPDLPLEEAEKLSAIAEAAGLDLVLLVAPTTPIDRMARIAQASRGFTYLVSVTGVTGVRTTLENRVATLVQQLKGMGPTPVAVGFGISGTEQARQVRDWGADGAIVGSALVKVMAESHSQQGDVAAAAAEFCGQLRQALDH, encoded by the coding sequence GTGACCACCAGCACCCCGATCCAGCAGCGTTTTCAGGAGCTGAAGTCGGAACAGCGTTGTGCCTTGATGCCATTCCTCATGGCAGGCGACCCTGATCTGGCCCAAACCCGCTCCACCCTCTTGGCCCTGGAGACAGCAGGTGCCGACATGATCGAGCTGGGGATTCCCTACAGCGATCCGCTAGCGGATGGTCCAGTGATCCAGCTCGCCGCGAGCCGAGCTCTGGGTTCCGGAACAACCCCTGGTCGTGTGCTGGAGATGCTGCAGAGCCTCAAGGGCGAGCTCTCGATTCCGGTCATCCTCTTCACCTACAGCAATCCGCTGCTGAACCGCGGGATGGAGAACTTCTGCCGCGACGCCGCCGCCGCCGGCGCAGCAGGACTGGTGGTCCCTGATCTCCCCCTCGAAGAAGCCGAAAAACTCTCGGCCATTGCTGAAGCCGCAGGACTGGATCTTGTGCTGCTGGTGGCTCCCACCACTCCGATTGATCGCATGGCACGGATTGCCCAGGCCAGCCGCGGCTTCACCTACCTGGTCAGCGTCACCGGCGTGACCGGCGTGCGAACCACCCTGGAGAACCGGGTGGCCACCCTCGTGCAGCAGCTCAAAGGGATGGGTCCGACCCCCGTGGCCGTTGGCTTTGGCATCTCCGGAACCGAACAGGCGCGCCAGGTCCGCGATTGGGGAGCCGATGGCGCCATCGTCGGCAGCGCCCTGGTCAAAGTGATGGCGGAAAGCCACAGCCAACAAGGAGATGTCGCCGCTGCGGCCGCTGAATTCTGTGGTCAACTGCGCCAAGCCCTCGACCACTAA
- a CDS encoding DUF3007 family protein has protein sequence MGSGITRGKALLAGLAIFGIGGIGYWAFQAAGFEGFSAGIAAQALLVVIVLVWTGSYLFRVVSGNMTYMEQRRRYRSVYDAATDEELQKRFDALSPEEQERLMQELAQEAEG, from the coding sequence ATGGGATCTGGGATTACGCGGGGCAAAGCCCTTCTGGCCGGCCTGGCCATCTTTGGCATAGGGGGCATCGGGTACTGGGCCTTCCAAGCGGCTGGCTTTGAAGGCTTCAGTGCCGGCATTGCCGCCCAGGCTCTCTTGGTGGTCATCGTCCTGGTCTGGACTGGCTCCTATCTCTTCCGGGTCGTGAGCGGAAACATGACCTACATGGAGCAGCGTCGCCGCTACCGCTCGGTCTATGACGCCGCGACCGATGAAGAGCTGCAAAAACGCTTCGATGCCCTGAGTCCTGAGGAACAGGAACGACTGATGCAGGAGCTGGCCCAAGAGGCCGAGGGCTGA
- a CDS encoding NAD(P)H-quinone oxidoreductase subunit L, whose protein sequence is MPLPGFLSSLSNETLLVLAAYGALAGAYLVAVPLALMTWMTKRWTLMGKIERTAVYGLVFLFFPGLILFAPFVNLRMQGQGNT, encoded by the coding sequence GTGCCACTGCCCGGGTTCCTCAGCTCCCTCTCCAATGAGACCCTGCTGGTGCTGGCCGCCTATGGGGCCCTCGCCGGTGCCTACCTGGTGGCCGTGCCCTTGGCCCTCATGACTTGGATGACCAAGCGTTGGACCTTGATGGGCAAGATCGAGCGCACAGCTGTCTATGGACTGGTCTTCCTCTTCTTCCCTGGACTGATCCTCTTCGCACCGTTTGTGAACCTGCGCATGCAGGGCCAGGGCAACACTTAA
- a CDS encoding DUF2231 domain-containing protein translates to MLELLPPLNDHNLPWMDTIHPIVVHFVIAMALIGFVFDLIGVVWRRPALFEASFWNLLFATGAIFVAIIFGQVEAGLASPYGAARNILDIHTTIGWSLAGVLSLLTGWRYVLRSRDPEALPLAFLGAGALVSALIVVQVVLGDKLIWTYGLHTVKVVAATREGLI, encoded by the coding sequence ATGCTTGAGCTGCTCCCGCCGCTCAACGATCACAACCTCCCTTGGATGGACACGATTCATCCAATCGTGGTGCACTTTGTGATCGCCATGGCCCTGATCGGCTTTGTGTTCGATCTGATCGGGGTGGTCTGGCGCCGTCCGGCTTTGTTTGAAGCCAGTTTCTGGAATTTGTTATTCGCGACGGGGGCGATCTTCGTCGCGATCATCTTTGGCCAGGTGGAGGCCGGTTTGGCCTCTCCCTATGGAGCAGCGCGCAATATCCTCGACATCCACACCACGATCGGCTGGTCTTTAGCCGGTGTGTTGTCGCTCCTGACGGGTTGGCGCTACGTGCTGCGTAGCCGCGATCCAGAGGCGCTGCCCCTGGCTTTCCTCGGCGCGGGAGCATTGGTGAGCGCCTTGATCGTTGTTCAGGTTGTCCTGGGCGACAAGTTGATTTGGACCTATGGCTTGCACACCGTGAAGGTGGTGGCGGCCACGCGTGAGGGGCTGATCTGA
- a CDS encoding DUF2231 domain-containing protein, with translation MLPQPMALAYSPEAAPIDQIAGELGANGLPYALPIHPNLVHLTIGLFVIAIAFDVVGALYPLEKRVFRFLALPITRGGFHDVGWYNLLACALVTFFTVASGFYEMLTAVPLPGVVSTFGLGSMTTMLWHGVGGVVLLTVITAMTVWRGFQRYRWRRDMGRQVQWLYLLVGLGMFALLGLHGTLGAQLAAEFGVHIAADQLLQAGVDLHTALP, from the coding sequence ATGCTCCCGCAGCCGATGGCTTTGGCCTACAGCCCAGAGGCCGCTCCAATTGATCAAATCGCCGGGGAGTTGGGTGCCAATGGCTTGCCCTATGCCCTGCCGATTCATCCGAATTTGGTGCATCTCACCATCGGCTTGTTTGTGATTGCGATTGCCTTTGATGTGGTGGGGGCCCTGTATCCGCTGGAGAAACGGGTTTTTCGCTTTTTGGCCTTGCCGATTACCCGCGGCGGTTTTCACGACGTCGGTTGGTACAACCTGCTGGCCTGCGCCCTGGTGACGTTTTTCACCGTGGCCAGTGGCTTCTACGAAATGCTCACCGCCGTGCCGCTCCCAGGGGTGGTCAGCACCTTTGGGCTGGGGAGCATGACGACCATGCTCTGGCACGGCGTGGGCGGCGTTGTCCTGCTCACGGTGATCACAGCCATGACCGTCTGGCGCGGTTTCCAGCGCTATCGCTGGCGGCGGGACATGGGGCGCCAGGTGCAGTGGCTCTATCTGCTGGTGGGCCTCGGGATGTTTGCCCTGTTGGGTTTGCACGGGACCTTGGGAGCTCAGTTGGCGGCGGAGTTCGGCGTTCATATCGCTGCCGACCAGTTGCTTCAGGCCGGCGTTGACCTCCACACCGCCCTGCCTTGA
- a CDS encoding cytochrome c oxidase subunit II has protein sequence MSDSAPRPTLSRPALAALLVWVVLLLGFSLWMGQQSHHWLPVQASTAAPLVDDLFSLETAIGTFVFFGVVSVMVWVVIFNRAEKYDESDAFPIEGNTKLEVVWTAIPFVLVMAIAFWTIRASDKLGMLGPMEHIHLRDSTEEVGGYPGDRLPAEQVEVIARQWSWEFRYPGSNVSSTELHLELDQPVSLRLVSEDVLHSLFIPAFRIKQDVVPGRAIDLNLTPTREGVYRLRDAQFSGTWHAANQADVVVESAAAHQQWLDQGARQPLQPGLSIAVDEFAIRQSKANPGWATVPPAPPPQVNVPGDPKQPHDA, from the coding sequence ATGAGCGATAGCGCCCCCCGTCCCACCCTCTCGCGGCCAGCTTTGGCAGCTCTGCTGGTCTGGGTTGTTCTGCTGCTTGGGTTCAGCCTCTGGATGGGGCAGCAGTCCCACCATTGGCTGCCCGTTCAGGCCTCGACCGCTGCTCCATTGGTGGATGACCTCTTCAGCTTGGAGACCGCCATCGGCACCTTTGTCTTCTTCGGCGTGGTCTCGGTGATGGTCTGGGTGGTGATCTTTAACCGCGCCGAGAAATACGACGAGAGCGATGCCTTCCCGATCGAAGGGAACACGAAGTTGGAGGTCGTCTGGACTGCGATCCCCTTTGTCCTGGTCATGGCCATTGCCTTCTGGACCATTCGAGCCAGCGACAAGCTGGGGATGTTGGGCCCGATGGAGCACATCCATCTGCGCGACTCCACCGAGGAGGTGGGGGGGTATCCCGGAGATCGATTGCCCGCCGAACAGGTGGAGGTGATTGCCCGGCAGTGGTCCTGGGAGTTTCGCTATCCCGGCAGCAACGTCTCCTCGACTGAGCTCCACCTGGAGCTGGATCAACCCGTGAGCTTGCGGTTGGTCTCTGAGGACGTGCTCCACAGCCTCTTTATTCCCGCCTTCCGCATCAAGCAAGACGTGGTCCCTGGCCGGGCCATTGATCTCAACCTCACCCCCACCCGGGAGGGGGTCTATCGCCTGCGGGATGCGCAGTTCAGTGGCACCTGGCATGCCGCCAACCAGGCCGATGTGGTGGTGGAGAGCGCGGCGGCCCATCAGCAGTGGCTTGATCAGGGCGCCCGTCAACCGCTTCAACCGGGCTTGAGCATCGCCGTAGATGAGTTCGCCATCCGTCAGTCCAAGGCCAACCCGGGTTGGGCCACGGTCCCTCCTGCTCCACCCCCTCAGGTGAATGTCCCTGGAGATCCCAAGCAGCCCCATGACGCCTGA
- a CDS encoding cbb3-type cytochrome c oxidase subunit I, giving the protein MTIATFPPEPPPESSWRRYFSFCTDAKVIGIQYIVTAFFFFLIGGLLAMVIRGELITPASDLVDRSVYNGIYTMHGTIMLFLFIFPVLNGLNNLLIPTMIGAPDMAFPRLNAVAFWLVPIFGTILIASFFVPGGPAYAGWWSYPPVSLQNPAGHLFNGEGLWITAVALSGVSSIMGAINFVTTILRMRAPGMTLTRMPVFCWTAFAAQCLQLIGLPALTGGAIMLLMDLNFGTSFYRAEGGGDPVLYQHFFWFYSHPAVYVIILPVFGVFSELFPVYSRKPLFGYLYVAFASFIIVGLGLIVWVHHFFTSGVAQWMRNLFMVTTMLIAVPTGVKVFAWLGTLWGGKLRLTTPMLFCLGGLFNFVFAGITGIMLATVPIDIHVSNTYFVVGHFHYVIYGAAVMGIFAAIYHWFPKFTGRMPYEGLGKLHCLLTFVGANLNFLPMHPLGLMGMPRRVSSYDPEFTFWNVIASLGAFLLGVSIIPFLLNMVSSWIRGPKATHNPWNAIGLEWLLPSPPPEDNFGEEVPTVIARPYGYGSGEPLVEHQAELERSLALQEAGQ; this is encoded by the coding sequence ATGACCATCGCCACCTTTCCCCCTGAACCGCCACCGGAGAGCAGCTGGAGGCGCTACTTCAGTTTCTGTACGGATGCCAAGGTCATTGGCATTCAGTACATCGTCACCGCTTTCTTTTTCTTCCTGATCGGTGGCCTCTTGGCCATGGTGATTCGTGGAGAACTGATTACACCAGCTTCAGATCTGGTTGATCGATCTGTCTACAACGGCATCTATACGATGCACGGAACAATCATGTTGTTCCTGTTCATCTTTCCGGTTCTCAATGGCCTCAATAACCTGCTGATCCCCACGATGATTGGCGCACCGGATATGGCCTTCCCTCGGCTCAATGCGGTGGCCTTCTGGTTGGTTCCAATCTTTGGAACAATCCTGATCGCTAGCTTTTTTGTCCCCGGTGGTCCGGCCTATGCCGGATGGTGGAGTTATCCACCTGTCAGTCTTCAGAATCCCGCGGGTCACCTCTTTAACGGCGAGGGGCTGTGGATTACGGCCGTGGCCCTTTCTGGGGTTTCCTCGATCATGGGCGCAATCAACTTTGTGACCACGATCTTGAGAATGCGGGCGCCGGGGATGACCTTGACCCGGATGCCGGTATTTTGCTGGACCGCCTTTGCAGCCCAGTGCCTGCAACTGATTGGCCTACCTGCGCTGACCGGCGGAGCGATCATGTTGCTGATGGATCTGAACTTCGGCACCAGCTTTTACCGGGCTGAGGGTGGTGGCGACCCGGTGCTCTATCAGCACTTCTTCTGGTTCTATTCTCACCCGGCGGTTTATGTGATCATCCTGCCGGTCTTTGGGGTGTTCTCAGAGCTATTTCCGGTGTATTCCCGGAAGCCACTCTTTGGCTACCTCTATGTCGCCTTTGCCTCCTTCATCATCGTGGGCCTCGGGCTGATCGTCTGGGTGCATCACTTTTTCACCAGTGGTGTGGCCCAGTGGATGCGCAATCTATTCATGGTCACGACCATGCTGATCGCCGTCCCGACTGGAGTGAAGGTGTTCGCCTGGTTGGGGACCCTTTGGGGCGGAAAGTTGCGGCTAACCACCCCGATGCTCTTCTGCCTGGGTGGTCTCTTTAATTTCGTCTTTGCTGGTATCACCGGGATCATGTTGGCCACGGTCCCGATCGATATTCACGTCTCGAATACCTATTTCGTTGTCGGTCACTTTCATTACGTGATCTACGGGGCTGCGGTGATGGGCATCTTTGCGGCGATCTACCACTGGTTCCCGAAGTTCACGGGGCGGATGCCCTACGAAGGTCTGGGAAAATTGCACTGCTTGCTCACCTTCGTTGGGGCGAATCTGAATTTCCTTCCCATGCATCCCCTGGGGCTGATGGGGATGCCGCGGCGGGTCTCGAGCTACGACCCGGAATTCACCTTCTGGAATGTGATTGCCAGCTTGGGGGCCTTCCTGTTGGGGGTTTCGATCATTCCATTCCTCCTGAACATGGTGAGCTCCTGGATCCGTGGCCCCAAGGCGACCCACAACCCCTGGAATGCCATCGGACTGGAGTGGTTATTGCCCTCTCCGCCACCGGAGGACAACTTTGGTGAAGAGGTTCCCACGGTGATCGCGCGTCCCTACGGTTATGGCAGCGGTGAGCCTCTGGTGGAGCACCAGGCCGAACTGGAGCGGTCGTTGGCGCTGCAGGAGGCCGGACAATGA
- a CDS encoding heme-copper oxidase subunit III, whose protein sequence is MTTTAPRAELELHPKHNLTGFIIFLCSESVIFLAFFSGYALLKTSALDWLPPGVEGLEWKTPLVNTVVLVSSSGTIALAEHFKAKENMVLFRSFWLLSMAMGAYFLFGQAVEWGGLKFGLTSGTFGGTFYLLTGFHGLHVATGILLMGLMLVKSFIPGNYAAGEQGVQATSLFWHFVDVIWIILFLLIYVWQ, encoded by the coding sequence ATGACCACCACGGCACCGCGGGCTGAGCTGGAGCTTCATCCGAAGCACAACCTCACCGGTTTCATCATTTTCCTGTGCTCTGAAAGTGTCATCTTTCTGGCCTTCTTTAGCGGCTACGCCCTACTGAAGACATCGGCCCTCGATTGGCTCCCCCCTGGGGTGGAGGGGTTGGAGTGGAAGACGCCGCTGGTGAACACCGTGGTCTTGGTCTCCAGTTCAGGCACCATCGCCTTGGCGGAGCACTTCAAGGCCAAGGAAAACATGGTCCTGTTCCGCAGCTTCTGGTTGCTGAGCATGGCCATGGGGGCCTACTTCCTCTTTGGTCAGGCCGTCGAATGGGGAGGTCTGAAGTTTGGTTTGACCTCCGGCACCTTTGGCGGCACTTTCTATCTCCTCACCGGTTTTCATGGGCTCCATGTCGCCACCGGAATCCTGTTGATGGGGTTGATGTTGGTGAAGTCCTTTATCCCCGGCAATTACGCCGCTGGGGAGCAGGGCGTTCAAGCCACATCTTTGTTTTGGCACTTCGTGGATGTCATCTGGATCATCCTCTTTTTGCTGATCTACGTCTGGCAGTAG
- a CDS encoding GMC oxidoreductase, producing MIIDDIHYDVIVIGSGAAGGTIAGQLAASGKRILLLERGGVMPLADQNVADVDLFRKDRYHPGEQWFGTDGDPFSPQTIYALGGNSKIWGGVLERMREREFGGLPLQEGAAPNWELSYEDFAPYYDRAEDLYRVHGEAGVDPTEPSRTGPYGHTPRSFEPWVVELKAALERQGTHPYALPLSWSESAEDPTGDAELFGVDLAKQAAQVSVRDRVKVRRLHVNPSGNEVRAVEAEIDGHAWLFSGDVVVLAAGAINSAAILLRSATEHHSRGLSNGSDQVGRNLMKPQLTSIIQLAAASNSGRYGRSLGITDYLWGDSNVSFPLGSIATGGGVLQDALFAESPPVLSLVTKLMPNFGLEQLAARSVTWWAMSPVLPDAHNRVTLRGNHLQIHYLPNNREAHDRLVYRWIDTLKKVENDPLCQVVKPAPTHPRGEAPLTVMGSVCGTCRMGSNPATSVVDLQGRSHELANLYIADASVFPSCPAVGMGLTVIANALRIGDRLMDVL from the coding sequence ATGATCATTGACGACATTCACTACGACGTCATCGTGATCGGCAGCGGTGCTGCTGGCGGGACGATTGCAGGTCAGTTGGCTGCATCGGGCAAGCGCATCTTGCTGTTGGAACGCGGTGGCGTGATGCCTCTGGCAGATCAGAACGTCGCGGACGTCGATCTATTTCGCAAGGACCGCTACCACCCTGGTGAGCAGTGGTTTGGCACCGACGGAGATCCCTTTTCTCCCCAGACGATCTATGCCCTGGGCGGCAACAGCAAGATTTGGGGTGGCGTTCTCGAGCGGATGCGGGAACGGGAGTTTGGGGGGCTACCCCTACAGGAGGGAGCGGCGCCGAATTGGGAGTTGAGTTATGAGGACTTCGCTCCCTATTACGACCGCGCCGAGGATCTCTATCGGGTGCATGGCGAGGCGGGGGTGGATCCAACGGAGCCATCGCGCACAGGGCCCTATGGGCATACCCCCCGCTCCTTTGAACCCTGGGTGGTCGAGCTCAAGGCAGCTTTGGAACGTCAGGGGACCCATCCCTACGCCCTGCCATTGAGTTGGTCGGAATCCGCCGAGGACCCCACCGGGGACGCCGAGCTGTTTGGTGTGGATCTGGCGAAGCAGGCTGCTCAGGTCAGCGTCCGTGATCGGGTCAAGGTGCGTCGCTTGCACGTCAACCCCAGTGGCAATGAGGTGCGCGCTGTGGAGGCGGAGATCGATGGTCATGCCTGGTTGTTCAGCGGCGATGTGGTGGTGCTGGCCGCCGGCGCGATCAACAGCGCGGCGATCCTTCTGCGCTCTGCGACCGAGCATCACAGCCGCGGGCTCTCTAACGGTTCTGATCAGGTGGGTCGCAACCTTATGAAGCCCCAGCTGACCTCGATCATTCAGCTGGCGGCCGCTTCCAACTCCGGTCGCTATGGCCGAAGCCTGGGTATCACCGATTACCTCTGGGGCGACAGCAATGTCAGCTTCCCCTTGGGCTCGATTGCCACGGGTGGTGGGGTGCTGCAGGACGCGCTCTTTGCGGAATCACCACCGGTGCTGTCCTTGGTGACCAAGTTGATGCCCAACTTTGGTTTAGAGCAATTGGCGGCTCGATCGGTCACCTGGTGGGCGATGAGCCCTGTCCTGCCCGATGCCCATAACCGGGTCACCCTGCGGGGGAATCATCTCCAGATTCACTATCTCCCGAATAACCGGGAGGCCCACGACCGTTTGGTGTACCGCTGGATTGACACCCTCAAGAAGGTGGAGAACGACCCCCTGTGCCAGGTCGTCAAGCCCGCTCCCACGCACCCCCGAGGCGAGGCGCCGCTGACCGTGATGGGCAGTGTCTGCGGCACCTGCCGCATGGGCTCCAATCCTGCGACGTCGGTGGTGGATCTCCAGGGCCGGAGCCATGAGCTGGCCAATCTCTACATCGCCGATGCCAGCGTCTTCCCGAGCTGTCCTGCAGTGGGGATGGGGCTAACGGTGATCGCCAATGCCCTGCGGATTGGCGATCGGTTGATGGACGTGCTGTGA